The Candidatus Hydrogenedentota bacterium genome contains a region encoding:
- a CDS encoding putative zinc-binding protein, giving the protein MSTTSSNLLLFACSGASDVGGLTDQAARQLTREKAASMYCTAAVAAGVHTALERSAGARKLVAIDGCNQCCARKILEQAGFANCAHVELGALGLVKGESPINEENVERVARAVRREL; this is encoded by the coding sequence ATGAGCACCACAAGTTCCAACCTCTTGCTTTTCGCCTGTTCGGGCGCCTCGGATGTGGGCGGTCTTACGGATCAGGCGGCCCGGCAACTGACGCGCGAGAAGGCGGCATCGATGTATTGCACGGCGGCGGTGGCGGCGGGGGTTCACACGGCCCTGGAGCGGAGTGCGGGTGCGCGCAAACTGGTGGCCATTGACGGCTGCAATCAGTGCTGTGCGCGGAAGATTCTGGAGCAGGCGGGCTTCGCCAACTGCGCCCATGTGGAGCTTGGGGCGCTGGGCCTGGTGAAAGGGGAGTCGCCGATCAATGAAGAGAATGTGGAGCGGGTCGCGCGCGCGGTGCGGAGGGAGCTTTGA
- a CDS encoding sugar ABC transporter permease — translation MFRPDDWLARLDDRMSRGGSPRRDGWRAAAPLIGPAGLIIGMFGFAPVAACLYLSLFDGRYVRGEFSGLANYREALLSPDFWNSVRVTLYYLAGTIPPTILLGYVIARLLLDVTRGRALFKTLYFLPYITSAYAAALVWGAMLNPQTGLANRVLAWLGVPAQQWLLEPRGILHLVSGGVISEETGPSLALCCVMAFDIWHGLGFTVVVLLAGLSSIPRELEEAARLDGAGAWRVSRHVTLPLLSPTLYFLVVVGTIKGFQAFNSFYALTQSGGNTLGTTENMVLYLFANFYEFGRWGYGAAIAALLLVAIIGITMIQSRAARRWVYYE, via the coding sequence GTGTTTCGGCCGGACGACTGGCTGGCCAGGCTGGATGACCGCATGTCCCGGGGCGGGAGTCCACGGCGAGACGGGTGGCGCGCGGCGGCCCCGTTAATCGGGCCGGCCGGGCTCATCATCGGCATGTTTGGCTTCGCTCCGGTCGCGGCGTGCCTTTATCTCAGTTTGTTCGACGGGCGCTACGTCCGGGGCGAATTCAGCGGCCTGGCGAACTACCGCGAAGCACTCCTGTCTCCCGATTTCTGGAACAGCGTCCGGGTGACGCTTTACTACCTGGCCGGCACGATTCCCCCGACGATTCTGCTGGGCTATGTCATCGCCCGACTTCTGCTCGATGTTACCCGTGGCCGGGCGCTCTTCAAGACACTCTACTTTTTACCCTACATAACCTCGGCTTATGCGGCGGCGCTGGTGTGGGGGGCCATGCTGAATCCACAGACGGGTCTGGCGAATCGCGTGCTGGCGTGGCTTGGCGTTCCGGCGCAACAATGGTTGCTGGAACCCCGCGGGATACTTCACCTCGTGAGCGGGGGCGTGATTTCGGAAGAAACGGGCCCGAGCCTCGCCTTATGCTGTGTCATGGCCTTCGACATCTGGCACGGCCTTGGATTCACGGTTGTTGTTCTACTGGCGGGCCTGTCATCGATCCCGCGCGAACTGGAGGAGGCCGCGCGGCTGGATGGCGCGGGCGCCTGGCGTGTGAGTCGCCACGTGACCCTGCCGCTGCTGAGCCCCACGCTCTACTTTCTGGTGGTCGTGGGCACAATCAAAGGGTTCCAGGCCTTCAACTCGTTCTACGCGCTGACCCAGAGCGGGGGAAACACGCTGGGGACGACGGAGAACATGGTGCTCTATCTCTTCGCCAATTTCTACGAGTTCGGGCGCTGGGGCTATGGCGCCGCCATCGCGGCGCTGCTGCTCGTCGCGATCATCGGTATCACCATGATCCAGTCGCGCGCGGCCCGGCGATGGGTGTACTACGAATGA
- a CDS encoding 3-deoxy-D-manno-octulosonic acid transferase, whose product MRMLLYNLALLIAAPPARWWLRRHHRYHELVARFAPPLPEFKVRPIWIQACSVGEVNTVLPLLEGLRAAFPGVPIVLTSSTVSGYARAQKETGVENVAWFPFDTRRATRSFVRRLEPRILILAETELWPNIIGACRRGGVPVVLVNGRLSDRHARRYRRLGGWYRPLVRGLSAAGMQSERYAARLESLGLPRERQRITGNLKFDAARDHVGGRDRQRIRIENGFRQQGPVLFFASTRPGDEALASACWATLREEFPELRLVVAPRHVERAEEIQGLFSEAVLRRSGVLAGRPPRGERVFLLDTLGEMPSFLSLATVAVVGGSFFPGVNGHNPLEPAALGIPTVFGPYMSNFEDPAAVLLERGGAQAVACPEDLYLSLSKLLGDTAEQRQMGTRARKTVLDHQGATQANIALIADVLSGAFPPGESR is encoded by the coding sequence ATGCGAATGCTCCTTTACAATCTCGCCCTTTTGATCGCCGCCCCCCCCGCGCGCTGGTGGCTGCGGCGGCACCACCGCTACCACGAGCTGGTGGCGCGCTTCGCGCCACCGTTGCCCGAGTTCAAGGTGCGGCCCATCTGGATTCAGGCGTGCAGCGTGGGCGAAGTGAACACGGTGCTTCCGCTCCTGGAAGGCCTCCGGGCGGCTTTTCCCGGCGTTCCCATCGTGCTGACCTCATCCACCGTTTCCGGATACGCCCGCGCACAGAAAGAGACCGGCGTCGAAAACGTTGCGTGGTTTCCCTTTGACACCCGCCGCGCGACTCGCTCCTTCGTGCGGCGCCTGGAACCCAGGATCCTGATTCTCGCGGAAACGGAGCTGTGGCCTAATATAATAGGGGCCTGCCGACGTGGCGGGGTTCCCGTCGTTCTCGTAAACGGCCGCCTGAGCGACCGCCACGCCCGCCGCTATCGCCGGTTGGGTGGGTGGTATCGTCCCCTCGTTCGTGGCCTCAGTGCGGCGGGAATGCAGTCGGAGCGCTATGCGGCGCGCCTGGAGTCGCTGGGTCTTCCTCGGGAGCGGCAGCGCATCACGGGAAACCTGAAGTTTGACGCGGCCCGCGATCACGTGGGGGGACGTGACCGGCAGCGTATTCGGATAGAGAACGGCTTTCGCCAGCAGGGACCAGTCTTGTTCTTCGCCAGTACCCGCCCGGGCGACGAGGCCCTGGCTTCGGCGTGCTGGGCGACGCTGCGCGAGGAGTTCCCCGAGCTGCGCCTGGTGGTTGCGCCGCGTCATGTGGAACGGGCGGAAGAGATCCAGGGGCTGTTCAGCGAAGCGGTCCTGCGGCGTTCGGGGGTGCTTGCGGGCCGTCCCCCGCGCGGGGAACGCGTATTTCTTCTCGACACCCTGGGCGAGATGCCAAGCTTCCTTTCACTGGCCACGGTGGCGGTGGTCGGGGGCAGCTTTTTTCCGGGAGTCAACGGCCACAATCCGCTGGAGCCGGCGGCGCTCGGCATCCCCACGGTGTTCGGGCCTTACATGAGCAACTTCGAGGATCCGGCGGCGGTGCTGCTGGAGCGGGGTGGTGCACAGGCGGTGGCCTGTCCGGAGGATCTGTATCTCTCACTCAGCAAGCTGCTTGGGGACACGGCCGAGCAGCGGCAGATGGGCACGCGCGCGCGTAAGACCGTGCTTGACCATCAAGGTGCGACCCAGGCAAACATCGCGCTGATAGCGGACGTGTTGTCGGGCGCGTTTCCACCGGGCGAGTCCCGGTGA
- a CDS encoding winged helix-turn-helix transcriptional regulator, producing the protein MDAKIRAKYEARARVVKALAHPTRLFIVDEIAKGERCVCELTAMIGADISTVSKHLSVLKQAGLVADDKRGLMVYYRLKTPCLSGLFECVEGVLRSGAKARIAGVR; encoded by the coding sequence ATGGACGCAAAGATCAGGGCGAAATATGAAGCGCGGGCCCGTGTGGTCAAGGCGCTGGCACACCCGACGCGCCTGTTTATCGTAGACGAGATTGCGAAGGGGGAGCGGTGTGTTTGCGAGCTGACGGCGATGATTGGGGCGGACATTTCGACGGTATCCAAGCACTTGAGTGTGCTGAAGCAGGCCGGATTGGTGGCGGATGACAAGCGGGGCCTCATGGTGTATTACCGGTTGAAAACACCCTGTCTCTCGGGGCTTTTTGAGTGTGTGGAGGGTGTGTTGCGGTCCGGCGCGAAGGCGCGGATTGCGGGCGTGCGGTAG
- a CDS encoding carbohydrate ABC transporter permease: MKRLAGPILLGLGGMVMAYPFLWMSATAFKTLPESLDPAGPLFPATWQWGNLALTFQAAPFGRYFLNSLLVSFAAGAAVACTSLFAGYAFARLEFRGRNALFGLLLATMMVPFELTFIPNFVLVTRLGWYNTYAALIVPWCASPFGIFLVRQAFLSVPQDIFDAAQMDGCGHLRFIRHAGAALVRPALATIFLFAFLGSYNALLWPIVVTSETSMRVVQAGLAAFVLDSGVRLNLLMCASLVVIAPGALLYLFTQRFFDDQALRSGLKG, encoded by the coding sequence ATGAAGCGCCTCGCCGGACCAATCCTGCTGGGCCTCGGCGGCATGGTAATGGCCTATCCCTTTCTGTGGATGAGCGCCACCGCCTTCAAGACGCTGCCCGAGTCGCTCGATCCCGCCGGGCCACTCTTTCCCGCCACGTGGCAGTGGGGTAATCTGGCGCTCACCTTTCAGGCGGCGCCCTTCGGGCGCTATTTCCTGAACTCGCTGCTGGTCAGCTTCGCCGCCGGCGCGGCGGTGGCCTGCACCTCGCTCTTCGCGGGCTACGCCTTTGCCCGCCTGGAGTTTCGGGGGCGGAACGCCCTTTTCGGGCTGCTGCTGGCCACCATGATGGTGCCTTTTGAACTGACGTTCATCCCGAATTTTGTCCTGGTGACGCGCCTCGGATGGTACAACACCTACGCGGCCCTGATCGTGCCCTGGTGCGCCAGCCCCTTCGGTATCTTCCTCGTGCGCCAGGCGTTTCTCTCCGTGCCCCAGGACATCTTCGACGCCGCCCAGATGGACGGCTGCGGTCACCTCCGATTCATACGCCACGCGGGCGCCGCGCTGGTGCGTCCGGCCCTGGCGACCATCTTCCTCTTCGCCTTCCTCGGCAGCTACAATGCCCTCCTGTGGCCTATTGTGGTCACCAGCGAAACATCGATGCGGGTGGTCCAGGCGGGGTTGGCGGCTTTCGTGCTCGATTCCGGCGTACGTTTGAACCTCCTGATGTGCGCATCGCTGGTGGTCATTGCGCCGGGCGCGTTGCTGTATCTGTTTACCCAGCGTTTCTTTGATGATCAAGCCCTGCGCAGCGGGCTGAAAGGGTGA
- a CDS encoding PAS domain S-box protein — MVDAHSSPFKGYVFSAIIVAVAVGIRYFLDPVLGDGLLFAPVLLAVLATAYYFGLRPALAAVIVGTLATSFVLLEPRGSLLVSEPSHLIGLLIYIGIGIGVACMAGSMHDAETALREANRMLEANVVARTVELDQRNQQLERSEDRLRFALTYGRIGGWELNLSDLSAYRTAEHDRIFGYDPPLTEWNYELFLEHVLPEDRAEVDRRFQAALAAGTAWDFECRIRRADGETRWIWASGQQELDDEKRPIRMTGIVQDISERKRGEVALQERERLLRFVTGSVRVGLVTVGAEYRFLFANEAYAQIYGLDPTNMVGRLVSEVLPSEWSRIQPWMDRSLSGERAEYEFMLPSKTGQRPRYYSAIYESRQDRAGEPSVHVAVVDITERKQAELALAERERLLAVVTGSARVGLVIVGPGYRYLFANEAYGEIFGLATKDIVGCRVPDILPSAWSQIQPRLDRALAGERVTYELALPGLDGRMLGHYAVNYEPRISDTSERSVVVVVVNITERKQAELALAERERMLQFVTSSAGVGLVVLDSDYRYLFANEAYGRIYGIAVSEIVGRRVPEVIPYAWPQIKPHLDRSLGGTPGGFDLSLPPLPGTDQPRTLAVAYEPRARDDGSLTSVVVITDVSERKQASEAAARLSERVTLAARAAGLGIWDWDLIGNQISWDDQMFSLYGRKRGDFGGAYEAWLAGVHPDDRERCNEESQRARDGLADYESEFRAIWPDGTLHYLKAIGEVFRDETGRPVRMLGINFDVTEAHLAQEAVLESQAKLEAAMASMTDAVSISDSGGQVVHFNDAFVTFHRFGARSECAKHISNYQDIVEVFLENGETLPLDMWAVPRALRGETATNAEYCMRRKDTGETWYGSYSFSPILDNGGAIVGAVVVGRDITERKPAAQEALEREERFRQLAENIREVFWLNDIRNGQILYVSPAYESIWGRTCDALYESPWDWIDAVHEAERSRVLDAFHGQMAGEDYDIEYRIVRPDGTLRWIHDRGFPVFNEAGEIYRVAGVAEDITERRLAEYASQQQQVRLEGIVNSAMDGIITVDEDQCVILMNAAAERMFECRSEEVLGTRVERFIPERSRAAHSGHVREFGKTGVAARAMGRFGPISGLRASGEEFPIEASISQISVDGHKLYTVTCRDVTERVRAETDRKALESQLQQSQKMEAFGQLAGGVAHDFNNLLTVINGYSEWMIGNLPADSDVRGYATEIHKAGERASALTRQLLTFSRQQVIEPRVLNLNSLVEGVEKMLRRLIGEDVRLSTALHPSGGLVKVDPGQIEQVLLNLAVNSRDAMPQGGRLTIETGLVELDAAYANTHAEVTAGRFNLLAVSDTGAGMSREVRERIFEPFFTTKGPGRGTGLGLAVVHGIVKQNGGHVQVYSEPGKGTTFKIYLPLVAPASAEREVGDSSPAQGGGETILLVEDEDSLREMAVMALTSLGYTVLAASSGRDAIERMAAEDGRVDLLLTDVVMPEMSGRSLAETLGAHYPDLKVLFSSGYTDDAVMRHGVLQSEVAFLQKPYTLEALARKVREVLRG; from the coding sequence ATGGTCGATGCTCATTCCTCACCATTCAAAGGGTATGTTTTTTCAGCGATCATCGTGGCTGTCGCCGTCGGGATCCGGTATTTTCTCGATCCGGTACTTGGCGACGGGCTGCTGTTTGCCCCGGTCCTTCTTGCGGTACTCGCAACGGCCTACTACTTCGGGCTGCGGCCCGCGCTGGCCGCCGTTATCGTGGGCACCCTGGCCACCTCCTTCGTGTTGCTCGAACCGCGGGGCAGTCTCCTGGTTTCGGAACCCTCCCACCTGATCGGTCTCCTGATCTATATTGGTATCGGCATTGGCGTGGCCTGTATGGCCGGTTCCATGCACGACGCCGAGACGGCCCTGCGCGAAGCGAATCGCATGCTTGAAGCCAACGTGGTGGCGCGGACGGTCGAGCTGGACCAGCGCAACCAGCAGTTGGAACGATCAGAAGACCGCCTGCGCTTTGCGCTGACCTACGGCCGGATTGGCGGATGGGAGCTGAACCTGTCCGACCTGAGCGCGTATCGCACCGCGGAACACGACCGGATCTTCGGCTACGATCCCCCCCTTACCGAATGGAACTATGAACTGTTCCTCGAACACGTGCTGCCCGAGGATCGTGCGGAAGTGGACCGGCGCTTTCAGGCGGCGCTGGCGGCGGGCACGGCCTGGGATTTTGAATGCCGCATCCGGCGGGCAGACGGGGAGACGCGGTGGATCTGGGCCTCTGGTCAACAGGAACTGGATGACGAAAAGCGGCCCATCCGGATGACCGGGATTGTGCAGGACATTTCGGAGCGAAAGCGGGGTGAAGTGGCCCTGCAGGAGCGGGAGCGGCTGTTGCGCTTCGTGACGGGTTCCGTGCGGGTTGGGCTGGTGACCGTGGGGGCAGAGTATCGATTTCTCTTCGCCAATGAGGCGTACGCCCAGATTTATGGGCTGGACCCCACCAATATGGTGGGCCGACTGGTATCGGAAGTATTGCCGTCGGAGTGGTCTCGAATTCAACCGTGGATGGATCGAAGCCTGTCGGGGGAACGGGCAGAGTACGAATTCATGCTCCCGTCGAAAACCGGCCAGCGCCCCCGGTATTACTCGGCGATCTACGAGTCACGCCAGGATCGAGCGGGCGAACCGAGTGTGCATGTGGCGGTCGTCGATATTACCGAGCGAAAGCAGGCCGAACTGGCGCTTGCGGAGCGGGAGCGGCTGTTGGCGGTGGTAACCGGTTCGGCGCGGGTTGGTCTGGTTATTGTGGGTCCGGGTTACCGCTACCTCTTTGCCAATGAGGCCTATGGGGAGATCTTCGGGCTGGCAACGAAGGATATCGTGGGGTGCCGGGTGCCGGACATACTCCCCAGCGCCTGGTCCCAGATCCAGCCCCGGCTCGATCGCGCCCTCGCGGGTGAACGAGTGACCTACGAGCTCGCGCTGCCCGGTCTCGATGGCCGCATGCTTGGCCACTACGCGGTGAACTACGAGCCGAGGATCAGCGACACGAGCGAACGCTCCGTGGTGGTGGTGGTGGTCAATATCACGGAACGCAAGCAGGCCGAACTCGCTCTGGCGGAGCGGGAGCGCATGCTTCAATTCGTTACGAGCTCGGCGGGGGTGGGGTTGGTGGTCCTGGATTCGGATTACCGCTATCTTTTTGCGAACGAGGCCTATGGTCGCATCTACGGTATCGCCGTATCGGAAATTGTGGGGCGCCGTGTCCCCGAAGTGATTCCCTATGCCTGGCCCCAGATCAAGCCCCATCTGGACCGGTCACTCGGCGGAACCCCGGGCGGCTTTGATTTGAGTCTTCCGCCGCTACCCGGCACGGATCAGCCGCGGACGCTGGCGGTGGCCTATGAACCCCGGGCACGGGATGATGGCTCGCTCACTTCGGTGGTGGTGATAACCGACGTCTCCGAGCGGAAGCAGGCCTCCGAGGCGGCGGCGCGCCTGAGCGAGCGGGTGACGCTGGCCGCGCGGGCGGCGGGACTCGGTATCTGGGACTGGGATCTAATCGGGAATCAGATTTCCTGGGACGATCAGATGTTCAGTCTGTACGGCCGGAAGCGGGGAGACTTTGGGGGGGCCTACGAGGCCTGGCTTGCGGGCGTTCACCCCGATGACAGGGAGCGCTGCAATGAGGAAAGCCAGCGGGCCCGCGACGGTCTAGCGGACTATGAAAGTGAGTTTCGGGCCATCTGGCCGGACGGAACGCTGCACTATCTGAAAGCCATCGGCGAGGTCTTTCGCGATGAGACGGGCCGTCCCGTTCGGATGCTCGGGATCAACTTTGACGTGACGGAGGCCCATCTTGCGCAGGAGGCCGTGCTGGAAAGTCAGGCGAAGCTGGAAGCGGCGATGGCGAGTATGACGGATGCCGTCTCCATATCCGACTCGGGCGGCCAGGTAGTTCATTTCAATGACGCCTTCGTCACCTTCCATCGCTTCGGCGCCCGTTCGGAATGCGCGAAACACATTTCCAATTACCAGGATATAGTCGAGGTCTTTCTGGAGAATGGAGAAACGCTGCCGCTTGATATGTGGGCGGTGCCCCGCGCGCTCCGGGGGGAGACGGCAACCAATGCCGAGTATTGTATGCGCCGGAAAGATACCGGCGAGACCTGGTATGGGAGTTACAGTTTCAGCCCCATCCTGGACAACGGGGGAGCGATTGTGGGCGCGGTGGTGGTGGGACGGGATATTACCGAGCGGAAGCCTGCGGCGCAGGAGGCGTTGGAGCGTGAGGAGCGCTTCCGGCAACTGGCGGAGAACATCCGGGAAGTATTCTGGCTGAACGATATCCGAAACGGACAGATTCTCTACGTGAGTCCCGCTTACGAGAGCATCTGGGGCCGCACCTGCGACGCGCTGTATGAATCCCCCTGGGATTGGATTGACGCCGTGCACGAGGCCGAGCGGTCCCGTGTTCTTGACGCGTTTCACGGGCAGATGGCGGGCGAGGACTATGACATTGAGTACCGCATCGTTCGGCCGGATGGCACCCTCCGCTGGATTCATGATCGCGGATTCCCCGTATTTAATGAGGCTGGGGAGATTTACCGTGTTGCGGGTGTGGCGGAGGATATTACGGAGCGCCGTCTTGCCGAGTATGCGTCCCAGCAGCAGCAAGTGCGCCTGGAGGGTATCGTTAATTCGGCGATGGACGGAATCATCACGGTGGACGAAGACCAATGCGTGATATTAATGAACGCCGCGGCGGAGCGGATGTTCGAGTGCCGTTCGGAAGAGGTTCTGGGTACGCGCGTAGAGCGGTTCATACCCGAGCGTTCCCGGGCGGCCCACAGCGGCCATGTCCGGGAGTTTGGCAAGACGGGCGTGGCGGCGAGGGCGATGGGCCGGTTTGGCCCGATCAGCGGGCTGCGAGCCAGCGGCGAGGAATTTCCCATCGAGGCTTCGATTTCGCAGATCTCGGTGGACGGGCACAAGCTGTATACGGTGACCTGTCGCGATGTGACCGAGCGGGTGCGGGCGGAGACGGACCGCAAGGCCCTTGAGTCGCAGTTGCAGCAGTCCCAGAAGATGGAAGCCTTCGGGCAGCTCGCCGGGGGCGTGGCGCATGACTTCAACAATCTGCTGACGGTCATCAACGGCTACAGCGAGTGGATGATTGGGAATCTGCCGGCCGATAGCGATGTGCGCGGCTATGCGACGGAAATTCACAAGGCGGGCGAGCGCGCTTCCGCGCTGACGCGTCAACTTCTCACGTTCAGCCGCCAGCAGGTGATCGAACCCAGGGTGCTGAACCTGAACTCGCTTGTGGAGGGCGTGGAAAAAATGCTGCGCCGACTCATCGGCGAGGATGTGCGGCTGTCGACCGCGCTTCATCCGTCCGGGGGGCTGGTGAAGGTGGATCCAGGACAGATCGAGCAAGTGCTGTTAAACCTTGCCGTGAATTCCCGGGACGCCATGCCCCAGGGCGGGCGGCTTACGATTGAAACGGGGCTTGTCGAACTCGACGCGGCCTACGCGAATACCCATGCGGAAGTTACCGCCGGTCGGTTTAACCTGCTGGCCGTGAGCGACACCGGGGCCGGCATGAGCCGCGAAGTTCGCGAGCGGATCTTCGAACCCTTTTTTACCACCAAGGGGCCGGGCCGGGGAACGGGGCTGGGACTGGCCGTGGTGCATGGGATTGTGAAACAGAACGGTGGCCACGTGCAGGTCTATAGCGAGCCGGGCAAGGGCACGACCTTCAAGATTTATCTTCCGCTGGTGGCGCCGGCGTCGGCGGAGCGGGAGGTGGGCGATTCGTCGCCCGCACAGGGGGGCGGTGAAACCATCCTGCTGGTGGAAGATGAGGACAGTCTGCGGGAAATGGCCGTGATGGCGCTTACGAGCCTCGGCTATACCGTGCTTGCGGCTTCCAGCGGGCGCGACGCGATCGAACGCATGGCGGCGGAAGACGGCCGGGTCGACTTACTGCTCACCGACGTGGTCATGCCGGAGATGAGCGGGCGCAGCCTGGCGGAGACCCTGGGCGCGCACTATCCGGACTTAAAGGTACTGTTCAGCAGCGGCTACACCGACGACGCGGTCATGCGCCATGGCGTGTTGCAGAGCGAGGTGGCCTTTTTGCAGAAGCCCTATACCCTGGAGGCGCTTGCGCGCAAGGTGCGCGAGGTGCTCCGGGGTTAG
- the cysC gene encoding adenylyl-sulfate kinase, which yields MAETSKSTNITWHESGVSPAEREQLKGHQAALLWFTGLSGSGKSTLANAVARALHDRGVHTYVLDGDNVRHGLNKDLTFSAEDRVENIRRISEVARLFVDAGLVVMTAFISPYREDRARARQIVGERFIEVHVDADVATCEARDPKGLYKKARAGEIGDFTGISAPYEAPEQAELRIDTSSVPLAECVEMVLRHLRDRGIIQ from the coding sequence ATGGCGGAGACGTCGAAATCCACCAATATCACCTGGCATGAAAGCGGCGTCTCCCCGGCGGAGCGCGAGCAACTGAAGGGGCATCAGGCCGCGCTGCTCTGGTTTACCGGGCTCTCGGGCTCGGGCAAATCGACCCTGGCCAACGCGGTTGCCCGCGCCCTGCACGATCGGGGTGTCCACACCTATGTGCTCGATGGGGACAACGTGCGCCATGGATTGAACAAGGATCTGACCTTTTCGGCCGAAGACCGCGTGGAGAATATTCGGCGCATCAGCGAGGTGGCGCGGCTGTTTGTGGACGCCGGTCTGGTGGTCATGACAGCCTTTATCTCACCGTACCGGGAGGATCGGGCCCGGGCGCGTCAGATCGTGGGGGAGCGTTTCATCGAAGTTCACGTGGATGCGGATGTGGCCACCTGCGAAGCCCGGGACCCCAAGGGGCTCTACAAGAAGGCGAGGGCGGGGGAGATTGGGGACTTTACCGGCATCTCCGCGCCCTATGAGGCGCCGGAGCAGGCGGAATTGCGGATTGACACCTCGTCGGTGCCCCTGGCGGAGTGCGTGGAGATGGTCCTGCGCCACCTGCGTGATCGGGGCATTATTCAGTAG
- a CDS encoding extracellular solute-binding protein, translating into MSIPISMAKKKGAWRGRRRCVLADSPREGRVTNRSVASATASLVDDTTGTRIGVAESRGTTWGLPRHCATTERRTARNLLAMLVIALVSIGCGGSGVSAPSGFAPVDDAHAVFWDRQTTETATLMADIAARYNGANPPLPVKIETTGNYGEIYQKTMASIQAKRLPAMAVSYESMTAQYAASGAVASLDSHVADGERGLAPEEMGDYFETVLASCRFEEHGGALLSFPLAKSVLMLYANHRVLREAGIEKPPSTWGDFLTQCRTIKEKTGKPGIALSVDCSTISALILSMGGEVLKDGALQYDQPASIQVFELLETLTKEGLAYQIAARTFDDEAAFAANKIAFTLRTSAGSANMAMAMGGKNDDWSVNPIPQADPAKPATIVFGPNVTLFAVGDAQEKAAWGFVKYFTSREVMTEWTLATGYVPFRKSLAEDPKIKAYFDAWPSNRSAYDCLSFARTEPNVAGWQQIRKLVEQAETSVLSGLKTGREAALALQAEAQAELERS; encoded by the coding sequence ATGAGTATTCCAATATCCATGGCGAAAAAGAAGGGCGCCTGGCGCGGCCGACGCCGTTGTGTCTTGGCGGATTCTCCGCGTGAAGGTCGAGTCACCAACCGCTCGGTTGCGTCCGCCACGGCGAGCCTCGTGGACGACACGACGGGCACACGAATCGGCGTTGCCGAATCGCGTGGCACGACCTGGGGCCTTCCACGACATTGCGCTACCACGGAACGTCGTACGGCGCGAAATCTTCTTGCCATGCTCGTCATCGCACTTGTATCCATCGGCTGTGGCGGGTCGGGTGTCTCCGCACCGTCGGGCTTCGCGCCGGTGGACGACGCCCACGCGGTTTTCTGGGATCGTCAGACGACGGAGACGGCGACGTTGATGGCGGATATCGCGGCGCGCTACAACGGCGCCAATCCACCCCTGCCCGTGAAGATCGAGACGACCGGAAACTATGGCGAGATCTATCAGAAAACCATGGCGAGCATTCAGGCGAAGCGCCTGCCGGCCATGGCGGTGTCCTATGAAAGCATGACGGCGCAATACGCGGCCTCGGGCGCCGTGGCTTCCCTGGATTCCCACGTGGCCGACGGTGAACGGGGACTCGCCCCCGAGGAAATGGGAGATTACTTCGAGACCGTGCTTGCGAGCTGCCGCTTCGAGGAGCACGGCGGAGCGCTGCTGTCCTTCCCGCTGGCGAAGAGCGTGCTCATGCTCTATGCGAACCATCGGGTATTGCGCGAAGCCGGGATAGAAAAACCACCGTCGACCTGGGGGGACTTTCTGACGCAGTGCCGCACGATCAAGGAGAAGACGGGGAAGCCAGGAATCGCGCTTTCGGTGGACTGCTCCACCATCAGCGCCCTGATCCTGAGCATGGGCGGCGAGGTGTTGAAAGACGGCGCGCTTCAATATGATCAGCCCGCGTCCATCCAGGTTTTCGAGCTGCTCGAAACGCTTACGAAAGAGGGGCTGGCCTATCAGATTGCCGCGCGCACCTTTGACGACGAAGCGGCCTTTGCGGCAAACAAGATCGCTTTTACGCTGCGCACCAGCGCGGGCAGCGCCAACATGGCGATGGCCATGGGCGGGAAGAACGACGACTGGTCGGTCAACCCAATTCCCCAGGCGGATCCGGCGAAACCAGCCACGATCGTCTTCGGGCCGAATGTGACCCTCTTTGCCGTGGGCGACGCGCAGGAGAAGGCGGCCTGGGGCTTTGTGAAGTACTTTACTTCGCGCGAAGTCATGACGGAGTGGACGCTGGCGACGGGTTATGTGCCTTTTCGAAAGTCTCTCGCGGAGGACCCGAAAATCAAAGCGTACTTTGATGCCTGGCCCTCCAACCGGAGTGCCTACGATTGCCTTTCCTTTGCGCGGACCGAGCCCAATGTGGCCGGCTGGCAACAGATCCGCAAGCTGGTAGAGCAGGCGGAAACGTCGGTGCTCAGCGGGCTGAAGACCGGGCGCGAGGCGGCGCTGGCGTTGCAGGCGGAGGCCCAGGCGGAACTGGAGCGCTCGTGA